The sequence TCCAGATAAACTATCACAAGAGCATAAAACATCTTGTTCTGGGTGAGTTCCAGGTGTTATGTTACAGTTTAAATTAACTTTTTCACCAATAGATATAACTGTTTCAAGTCTTTTTGTTGATGGATGATTTTTATTTAATATTACAAGAGGAGAATTTTCTTCACGTGAAAGGTAAGCTTGTGATTTTATAGCTCTTTTATCTTTTTTAAAGTTTGAAACAGCTATAATATCATCGCTTTCAAGAAATTGAACAATTTCTTCATTGTCTTGTGTGGCTATAAATAACATTTTATTTTCATAAGCTACTTTGATAATACCTACAATTCCAGTTTCACCTTCTAAAAATAGTATTTCATCATTTGTAAAGTCTATGTTCATACAATCACTTAAAAAATAAAGAGAAGAGTAGTTAGTTCTACTCTTCAGCTGTTACATTGTCACTTTGACATGATGGGCAAACAACTTTTTTTCCAAGACCTTTAAAAGTATTGCCACAGTCATGACATTTGTATTTTTTTGTTTTTAATTTTTTTAAGTCGATGTCGGCCATTGGCCCTCCAGTTGAACACATATAAAATCACCTTGTTATTATTAATTATAATATTATATTATTTAATAGTTTATTTTCTGCATTATCTCCTCAATTAAATATAATGATTGATTTAAGTAATTATCTGCATAATATTCTTTTGCAAGTTTATTAATATTTTCTAGTATGGAATGGATTAACTCCAATTTTGATGTTTTTTTTTCTTTAATAAGTTTTTCTGCTTCTTATACAAGTTCACTAAATCCAGCAATATCTGGCTCATAGTTTAAACTATATTTAAATAAAGCACTAGCTATATTATTTTGTGGGAAGATTATCATTGTTTCTGTTTTTGGGATAAAATAGAATTTGTAAGATCTGTTGTAGAATACTTTAAAAATTGAAATAAAGATACATAGGGCATTGTTTTATTATTTTAGTGTGTGGTGATTGTTCAAAATTTTTGAGATTTCGATTTTAAAAGAAGTTAGAAAAAAATTGGAATAAAGGACATTTTAAAGCTAACGAATTTAGAATTGATAAGAATTGATAAATAAGTTAATAGTGGCAGCTAATGTTGGATAAGGATAATTGTAAAGGGTATTCGCCAAAATTAATTATTTTTGGATTTTAGTATCGTATTTTTTCAATTTTTTGAGTTTTAAAGGAATATCAACAGTTTTTAACTAAATTATGATAAAATAATTAATAAGAGTCTTACAAAACTAAATTCTGGCGGGCACTCGTTTTAAAAAAATAAATTCAAAACAACATAACAATAAATATATCTTAAACAATTATAACTCATTATTAAATATCAATTGAACAATCATACACAAAAAAATTAAATAATTTATATAAATCGATGAAAAGTTCCTAGTATTATTTTTTTTAAGAAAGTTTTTTATATAACCTCTAACCCATATTAATTATATAAAAAACTTATTTTTATATTTATTTTTTAAATTAAATTAAAGGTGATAATATGGCAAACCAACCAATATTTATTCTTCCTGAGGGAACTGAAAGATATTCAAAAAAAGATGCTTTAAGAATGAATATTACTGCAGGTAAAGTCCTTGCTAATATAGTAAGAACTACTCTTGGTCCTAAAGGTATGGATAAAATGTTAACAGATTCTATGGGTGATATTACTGTAACTAATGATGGTGCAACTATCATGCAAGAAATGGATATTTCACAACCAGCAGCTAGAATGCTAGTCGAAATTGCTAAAAAACAAGAACAAACTGTAGGGGATGGAACTACATCTGTTGTTGTCATTGCTGGTGAATTATTAAATAAAGCTCAAGAATTATTAGAAGATGGAATTTCAACTTCTGTTGTTGTAAAAGGATATAGAAATGCTACTGCAAAAGCTCTTGAAATATTAAAAAATGTAGCTATTGATGCTAATGATAAAGAAACTCTTAAAAAAGTAGCTATAACTGCATTAAGTGGTAAAGGATCAAACTATGCTAAAGATAAATTAGCTGATATTATTGTAGAAGCTACTTTAAGAATTGAAGAAGATGGTGTTTCTGACATTGATAATATTAATATTCAAAGAATTTCAGGAGATTCTGTTGAAGATTCATTCTTAGCTGAAGGTGTTGTAATGGATAAAGCTCCATTATCTAAAAATATGCCTAAAGATCTTAAAAATGCTAAAATAGCTATTATGAAATATCCTATTGAATTAAAAGAAATCAATACTGATACTAAAATTGATATTACAAGTCCTGAACAATTTGAACTATTCTTAAATAATGAAGAAGAAATGATTAAAGGATTAGTTGATAAAATAGTTGACTCTGGGGCTAATGCATTATTCTGTCAAAAAGGAATAGATGATTTAGCTGAACACTACTTGAAAAAAGCTGGAATTATGGCTTTCAAAAGAGTTAAAAAATCTGACATTGAAAGAATTTCAAAAGCTACTGGTGCTAAATTAGTAACTGATATTGAAGATTTAACAGAAGATAAATTAGGTTCTGCAGGTCATGTTCATGTTGATAAAATATTTGACCATGAGTTAACTTTCATAGAAGAATGTGAAAATCCAAAAGCTTCTTCTATTGTACTTAGGGGAAGTACTCGTTATGTTACCGAACAGATTGCAAGAGCTCTTGATGATGCATTAGGAGTAGTTGCTGCTACTATTAAAGAAGGTAAAGTTCTAATTGGTG is a genomic window of Methanobrevibacter oralis containing:
- the thsA gene encoding thermosome subunit alpha, whose translation is MANQPIFILPEGTERYSKKDALRMNITAGKVLANIVRTTLGPKGMDKMLTDSMGDITVTNDGATIMQEMDISQPAARMLVEIAKKQEQTVGDGTTSVVVIAGELLNKAQELLEDGISTSVVVKGYRNATAKALEILKNVAIDANDKETLKKVAITALSGKGSNYAKDKLADIIVEATLRIEEDGVSDIDNINIQRISGDSVEDSFLAEGVVMDKAPLSKNMPKDLKNAKIAIMKYPIELKEINTDTKIDITSPEQFELFLNNEEEMIKGLVDKIVDSGANALFCQKGIDDLAEHYLKKAGIMAFKRVKKSDIERISKATGAKLVTDIEDLTEDKLGSAGHVHVDKIFDHELTFIEECENPKASSIVLRGSTRYVTEQIARALDDALGVVAATIKEGKVLIGGGACEIDLVKQLREYGESVSGREQLAILKYAEALEVIPRTLIENAGLDTINLIADLKAAHEESRFIGINVFTGKLSDMKEEGVIEPLRVKIHALQSAGEAAEMILRIDDMIAAKNALTSTGPDESGNDDSGMPPMPGMGGMPPMM